The following are encoded together in the Pseudomonas xantholysinigenes genome:
- a CDS encoding extracellular solute-binding protein has protein sequence MMLSNLRQWATGLLLACLALPALAAPQHALTLYDEPPKYPANFKHFEYVNPDAPKGGTFRQSSFGGFDSLNPFINKGVPAENIGSIYDTLMRQSQDEPFTEYGLVAGKIEKAPDNSWVRFYLRPEARFHDGQPMRAEDVVFTFNALIKDGAPLYRQYYGDVAEVVAEDPLKVLFKFKHTNNRELPLILGQLPVLPKHWYANREFNRGNLEIPLGSGPYKVAEVKAGRSIRYERVKDYWAKDLPINRGFYNFDVMTFDSYRDNTVALEALKAGQFDYALEVSAKNWATAYDVPAVRDGRLLKEEIPNGNPVGMQGFIFNLRKPMFQDARVRHAISLLLDFEWTNKQLFNGAYTRTGSYFENSEMAASGLPTPAELKILEPLRGKVPDEVFNGAFHNPVTDGSGMIRDQQRQAYKLLQEAGWKIVDDKMVDKDGKPLSIEFLLAQTQFERVLLPFKRNLADLGINLEIRRVDVSQYITRLRSRDYDMIVGGFAQSNSPGNEQREYWNSAAADNPGSRNFIGLRDPAIDQLVEQLINADSRQSLIDHCRALDRVLLWGYYVIPNWHIKTSRVAYWNHIGHPAVSPKYDIGIDTWWIKPDVTPSVSEAPVTEEAH, from the coding sequence ATGATGCTCTCCAACCTGCGCCAGTGGGCCACCGGCCTGCTGCTGGCCTGCCTCGCGCTCCCGGCCCTGGCCGCCCCGCAGCACGCCCTGACCCTGTACGACGAGCCACCGAAGTATCCGGCCAACTTCAAGCACTTCGAGTACGTCAACCCCGACGCGCCCAAGGGCGGCACCTTCCGCCAGTCCAGCTTCGGCGGCTTCGACAGCCTCAACCCGTTCATCAACAAGGGCGTGCCCGCCGAAAACATCGGCAGCATCTACGACACCCTGATGCGCCAGAGCCAGGACGAACCCTTCACCGAGTACGGCCTGGTGGCCGGCAAGATCGAAAAGGCCCCCGACAACAGTTGGGTGCGTTTCTACCTGCGCCCCGAAGCGCGCTTCCACGACGGCCAGCCGATGCGCGCCGAGGATGTGGTGTTCACCTTCAACGCCCTGATCAAGGATGGCGCGCCGCTGTACCGCCAGTACTACGGCGACGTCGCCGAGGTGGTCGCCGAAGACCCGCTCAAGGTGCTGTTCAAGTTCAAACACACCAACAACCGCGAGCTGCCGCTGATCCTCGGCCAGCTGCCGGTGCTGCCCAAGCACTGGTATGCCAACCGCGAGTTCAATCGCGGCAACCTGGAGATTCCACTGGGCAGCGGCCCGTACAAGGTCGCCGAGGTGAAGGCCGGCCGCTCGATCCGCTACGAGCGGGTCAAGGACTACTGGGCCAAGGACCTGCCGATCAACCGCGGCTTCTACAACTTCGACGTGATGACCTTCGACTCCTACCGCGACAACACCGTCGCCCTCGAAGCGCTCAAAGCCGGGCAGTTCGACTACGCCCTGGAAGTCAGCGCGAAGAACTGGGCCACCGCCTACGACGTGCCCGCCGTGCGCGACGGCCGGCTGCTCAAGGAAGAGATCCCCAATGGCAACCCGGTGGGCATGCAGGGCTTCATCTTCAACCTGCGCAAACCGATGTTCCAGGACGCCCGCGTGCGCCATGCCATCAGCCTGCTACTGGACTTCGAATGGACCAACAAGCAGCTGTTCAACGGCGCCTACACCCGCACCGGCAGCTACTTCGAGAACTCAGAAATGGCCGCCAGCGGCCTACCCACCCCCGCCGAGCTGAAAATCCTCGAACCGCTGCGCGGCAAGGTGCCCGACGAGGTATTCAACGGCGCCTTCCACAACCCCGTCACCGACGGCAGCGGCATGATCCGCGACCAACAGCGCCAGGCCTACAAGCTGCTGCAGGAGGCCGGCTGGAAGATCGTCGACGACAAGATGGTCGACAAGGACGGCAAGCCACTGAGCATCGAGTTCCTGCTGGCCCAGACCCAGTTCGAGCGCGTGCTGCTGCCGTTCAAGCGCAACCTCGCGGACCTGGGTATCAACCTCGAGATTCGCCGGGTAGATGTGTCGCAGTACATCACCCGCCTGCGTTCGCGTGACTACGACATGATCGTCGGCGGCTTCGCGCAATCGAACTCGCCCGGCAACGAGCAGCGTGAATACTGGAACAGCGCCGCCGCCGACAACCCCGGCAGCCGCAACTTCATCGGTCTGCGCGACCCCGCCATCGACCAGCTGGTGGAACAGCTGATCAACGCCGATTCGCGCCAGAGCCTGATCGACCACTGCCGCGCCCTGGACCGGGTGCTGCTGTGGGGCTACTACGTGATCCCCAACTGGCACATCAAGACTTCCCGCGTGGCCTACTGGAACCACATCGGCCACCCGGCCGTGTCGCCCAAGTACGACATCGGTATCGACACCTGGTGGATCAAGCCCGATGTAACACCATCGGTCAGTGAAGCACCCGTGACAGAAGAGGCCCACTGA
- a CDS encoding ABC transporter permease has protein sequence MALSPLNRRRFERFKANRRGWWSLWIFLVLFVLSLGAEFIANDKPIAVRYDGEWYFPAFKRYPETTFGGEFPLEANYKSPYIRELLEKKDAFVLWAPIPYSYQSINYDLKVPAPAPPSTDNLLGTDDQGRDVLARVIYGFRISVLFALTLTIASSIVGVIAGALQGFYGGWVDLAGQRFLEIWSGLPVLYLLIILASFVQPNFWWLLGIMLLFSWMSLVDVVRAEFLRGRNLEYVRAARALGMRNGPIMFRHILPNAMISTMTFMPFILTGAIGTLTALDFLGFGLPAGSPSLGELVAQGKSNLQAPWLGISAFAVLAVMLSLLVFIGESARDAFDPRK, from the coding sequence ATGGCCCTCTCTCCCCTCAATCGCCGGCGCTTCGAGCGCTTCAAGGCCAACCGCCGCGGCTGGTGGTCGCTGTGGATCTTCCTGGTGCTGTTCGTGCTGAGCCTGGGCGCCGAGTTCATCGCCAACGACAAGCCGATTGCCGTGCGCTACGACGGCGAATGGTACTTCCCCGCCTTCAAGCGCTACCCCGAGACGACGTTCGGCGGCGAATTCCCGCTGGAGGCCAACTACAAGAGCCCGTACATCCGCGAGCTGCTGGAGAAGAAAGACGCCTTCGTGCTGTGGGCGCCGATCCCCTACAGCTACCAGAGCATCAACTACGACCTGAAGGTGCCGGCCCCCGCGCCGCCCTCCACCGACAACCTGCTGGGCACCGACGACCAGGGCCGCGACGTGCTGGCCCGGGTGATCTACGGCTTCCGTATCTCGGTGCTGTTCGCCCTCACGCTGACCATCGCCAGCTCCATCGTCGGCGTGATCGCCGGCGCCTTGCAGGGCTTCTACGGCGGCTGGGTGGACCTGGCCGGCCAGCGCTTCCTGGAGATCTGGTCCGGCCTGCCGGTGCTGTACCTGCTGATCATCCTCGCCAGCTTCGTGCAGCCCAACTTCTGGTGGTTGCTGGGCATCATGCTGCTGTTCTCGTGGATGAGCCTGGTGGACGTGGTGCGCGCCGAGTTCCTCCGTGGGCGCAACCTCGAATACGTGCGCGCCGCCCGCGCGCTGGGCATGCGCAACGGCCCGATCATGTTCCGCCACATCCTGCCCAACGCCATGATCTCGACCATGACCTTCATGCCGTTCATCCTCACCGGCGCCATCGGCACCCTCACCGCCCTGGACTTCTTAGGCTTCGGCCTGCCCGCAGGCTCGCCGTCGCTGGGCGAGCTGGTCGCCCAGGGCAAGTCCAACCTGCAAGCCCCCTGGCTGGGCATCAGCGCCTTCGCCGTGCTGGCGGTGATGCTGAGCCTGCTGGTATTCATCGGCGAATCCGCCCGCGACGCCTTCGACCCGAGGAAATGA
- a CDS encoding ABC transporter ATP-binding protein, whose product MSQDTLIEVRDLAVEFVTGEQVNRVVDGISFDIRKGETLALVGESGSGKSVTAHSILRLLPYPLARHPSGTIQYDGKDLLHLGEKPMQRIRGNRIAMIFQEPMTSLNPLHSIEKQINEILLLHKGLTGKAATARTLELLELVGIPEPKKRLKALPHELSGGQRQRVMIAMALANEPELLIADEPTTALDVTVQLKILDLLKELQARLGMALLLISHDLNLVRRIAHRVCVMQCGKIVEQADCATLFSKPQHPYTQMLINAEPSGVPAANAEGAPLLEVKDLKVWFPIKKGLLRRTVDHVKAVDGVNFSLPQGQTLGIVGESGSGKSTLGLAILRLISSQGGIRFHGQDLEGLNQKAVRPLRREMQVVFQDPFGSLSPRMCVADIVGEGLRIHKIGTPAEQEAAIIAALEEVGLDPRTRHRYPHEFSGGQRQRIAIARALVLKPALILLDEPTSALDRTVQRQVVELLRNLQVKYNLTYLFISHDLAVVKALSHQLMVIKHGQVVEQGDAGAIFQEPQHGYTKQLLEAAFLNIEATN is encoded by the coding sequence ATGAGCCAAGACACCCTGATCGAAGTCCGCGACCTGGCGGTGGAGTTCGTCACTGGCGAGCAGGTCAACCGCGTGGTCGACGGCATCAGCTTCGATATCCGCAAGGGCGAGACCCTGGCCCTGGTCGGCGAAAGCGGCTCGGGCAAGTCGGTGACCGCGCATTCGATCCTGCGCCTGCTGCCCTACCCACTGGCCCGGCATCCGAGCGGCACTATCCAGTACGACGGCAAGGACCTGCTGCACTTGGGCGAGAAACCCATGCAGCGCATTCGCGGCAACCGCATTGCGATGATCTTCCAGGAGCCGATGACCTCGCTGAACCCGCTGCACAGCATCGAGAAGCAGATCAACGAGATCCTGTTGCTGCACAAGGGCCTGACCGGCAAGGCGGCCACTGCGCGCACGCTGGAGCTGCTGGAGCTGGTGGGTATTCCCGAGCCCAAGAAGCGCCTGAAAGCCCTGCCCCACGAGCTGTCCGGTGGCCAGCGCCAGCGGGTGATGATCGCCATGGCCCTGGCCAACGAGCCCGAACTGCTGATCGCCGACGAGCCCACCACGGCGCTCGACGTGACCGTGCAGTTGAAGATCCTCGACCTGCTCAAGGAGCTTCAGGCGCGCCTCGGCATGGCCCTGCTGCTGATCAGCCACGACCTCAACCTGGTGCGCCGTATCGCCCACCGCGTGTGCGTGATGCAGTGCGGCAAGATCGTCGAGCAGGCCGATTGCGCCACGCTGTTCAGCAAGCCGCAGCATCCGTATACGCAGATGCTGATCAACGCCGAGCCCAGTGGCGTGCCTGCCGCTAACGCCGAAGGGGCGCCGTTGCTGGAGGTGAAGGACCTGAAGGTGTGGTTCCCGATCAAGAAGGGGCTGCTGCGCCGGACCGTGGACCATGTGAAGGCCGTGGATGGGGTGAACTTCAGCCTGCCCCAGGGGCAGACGCTGGGGATCGTTGGCGAGAGTGGGTCGGGCAAGTCCACCTTGGGGTTGGCGATCTTGCGGTTGATTTCCAGCCAGGGTGGCATTCGCTTCCATGGGCAGGATCTTGAAGGGCTGAATCAGAAAGCCGTGCGGCCGCTGCGGCGGGAGATGCAGGTGGTGTTTCAGGATCCCTTTGGCAGCCTGAGCCCGCGTATGTGCGTGGCGGATATCGTTGGCGAGGGGTTACGGATTCACAAGATCGGCACGCCGGCTGAGCAGGAAGCGGCGATTATTGCGGCGTTGGAGGAAGTGGGACTGGATCCGAGGACGCGGCACCGGTATCCCCATGAGTTTTCTGGGGGGCAGCGGCAGCGGATTGCGATTGCTCGGGCGTTGGTGTTGAAGCCTGCTTTGATTTTGCTGGATGAGCCGACCTCAGCGCTGGATCGGACGGTGCAGCGGCAGGTGGTTGAGCTTTTGCGGAATTTGCAGGTTAAGTACAACCTGACTTATCTGTTTATCAGTCATGACCTGGCGGTGGTGAAGGCGTTGAGTCATCAGTTGATGGTGATCAAGCATGGGCAGGTGGTTGAGCAGGGGGATGCGGGGGCTATATTTCAGGAGCCGCAGCATGGGTATACGAAGCAGTTGTTGGAGGCGGCGTTTTTAAATATCGAGGCAACTAATTAG
- a CDS encoding LuxR C-terminal-related transcriptional regulator has product MGMSLQDLSWHQGVAHCIEHLDRPSFWRTLATLLGDFVEVDTWVALLFSHDKPLIFDQSPYLREGTDPLVSEYANGLYLLDPFYISSREQSHTGLVRLADVAPEQFQQTDYYRLYFTHNVVADEVQFNLALGDGRTLCLSLGGRSRFDTQAIAQLELARPWLIGLMRQRLHFEQLPACAPAKPALGLAQGRDEARRQLESVLTARELDVVRLILSGHSNKETAIKLKLSAETVKVHRRNVYRKLDVNSQTELFSLLFLAGEDLASLQPAP; this is encoded by the coding sequence ATGGGCATGAGCCTGCAGGATCTTTCGTGGCACCAGGGCGTGGCCCACTGCATCGAGCACCTCGACCGGCCGAGCTTCTGGCGCACCCTGGCCACCTTGCTGGGCGATTTCGTCGAGGTCGACACCTGGGTGGCGCTGCTGTTCAGCCACGACAAGCCGCTGATCTTCGACCAGAGCCCTTACCTGCGCGAGGGCACCGATCCGCTGGTGAGCGAGTACGCCAACGGCCTGTACCTGCTCGACCCGTTCTACATCAGCAGCCGCGAGCAATCGCATACGGGCCTGGTGCGCCTGGCCGACGTGGCCCCGGAGCAGTTCCAGCAGACCGATTACTACCGCCTGTACTTCACCCACAATGTGGTCGCCGACGAGGTGCAGTTCAACCTGGCTCTGGGGGACGGGCGCACGCTGTGCCTGTCGCTGGGCGGGCGCTCACGCTTCGATACCCAGGCCATCGCCCAGCTGGAGCTGGCGCGCCCCTGGCTGATCGGCCTGATGCGCCAGCGCCTGCACTTCGAGCAACTGCCTGCATGCGCACCGGCCAAGCCCGCGCTGGGCCTGGCCCAGGGGCGTGACGAGGCACGTCGGCAGCTGGAGTCGGTGCTGACGGCGCGGGAGCTGGACGTGGTACGGCTGATCCTGTCGGGGCACTCCAACAAGGAGACGGCCATCAAGCTCAAGCTGTCGGCCGAGACGGTGAAGGTCCATCGCCGCAACGTGTACCGCAAGCTGGATGTGAACTCCCAGACCGAGCTGTTCTCGCTGCTGTTTTTGGCCGGCGAAGACCTTGCCAGCCTGCAACCGGCGCCGTGA
- a CDS encoding carbon-nitrogen hydrolase family protein, with protein sequence MKIEVVQTTTRDGDTAHNLRGILEALAQCAPDTDILLFPESHLTGFLTADDVGMLAEAIDGEAVQAVVAAVRQRNVAVVLGLYENADGTFYNTTLFIAPEGILLTYRKTHLWVPEHGIVVPGDRFATVEWRGVRLGLLICYDSEFPETARALKALGAQLMLITDGLAEPEDHVHRVSVMARAMENQVFAVVANRVGDGPDGCVFVGASLAVDPYGRTLFEAGRGESRHGVTLDLSLIDQARAFHDYSANQRITLPGEPVEHANGVRELIIGNTDNR encoded by the coding sequence ATGAAGATCGAAGTGGTACAGACGACAACCCGCGACGGCGACACCGCCCACAACCTGCGCGGCATTCTGGAAGCCCTGGCCCAATGCGCGCCGGACACCGACATCCTGCTGTTTCCCGAGTCGCACCTGACCGGTTTTCTCACGGCGGACGACGTCGGCATGCTGGCCGAAGCCATCGATGGCGAAGCGGTCCAGGCGGTGGTCGCGGCGGTGCGCCAGCGCAATGTCGCGGTGGTGCTGGGGTTATACGAGAACGCTGATGGCACCTTCTACAACACCACCCTGTTCATCGCCCCCGAGGGCATCCTGCTCACCTACCGCAAGACCCACTTGTGGGTGCCGGAGCACGGTATCGTGGTGCCGGGCGACCGCTTCGCCACCGTCGAATGGCGCGGCGTGCGCCTGGGCTTGCTGATCTGCTACGACAGTGAGTTCCCCGAGACGGCACGGGCGCTCAAAGCGCTGGGCGCGCAGCTGATGCTGATCACCGATGGCCTGGCCGAGCCGGAGGACCATGTACACCGGGTATCGGTGATGGCCCGGGCGATGGAGAACCAGGTGTTCGCCGTGGTCGCCAACCGCGTGGGCGACGGGCCGGATGGCTGTGTGTTCGTCGGCGCCAGCCTGGCGGTGGACCCGTACGGCCGCACGCTGTTCGAGGCCGGCCGCGGCGAGTCGCGCCATGGCGTGACCCTCGACCTGTCACTGATCGACCAGGCCCGGGCCTTCCACGACTACAGCGCCAACCAGCGCATCACCCTGCCCGGTGAGCCTGTCGAGCATGCCAATGGAGTGCGCGAGCTGATCATCGGCAACACAGACAACCGCTGA
- a CDS encoding AIPR family protein, which yields MHRITAGLLKEFVQSYELNEMDQADQFERLVNHCVITPEVVEGYDLSDVTSGSGDDGIDGCCVIIDEEVIISSDDCISTLGDGRRTHAVKLILTQAKSSETLDLGDFLKFNAAVERFCHDFSNVPEDEIQANVKEVYGAVVDRAGAISNGKLEIVLRYAYTGRYLKPREFERARQELTKKLKEGGYFSKVDYLILDREGIGKAFVATSAPIEAKIDVFSVAALPAIAGVEEAYLAVVPAKNFVRNMLMDGDEDRLRTHVFEENVRAFLGAENPVNSAIGNTIQSKESKSRFPVLNNGITVVSPDVRVQGLSISFINFQIVNGCQTSNMLWLNRNKLDDAMMVAVKVIETDSEDVFSDLVKATNSQTKIDDDQFMSLQPIARRIEEYFNSYSEDESRLYFERRDRQYVGQDVPGIKIFDLKLLARCMSSVFLGRPDLAYRFPRKIFSDQSISSAAFSPENRDIIYYTSCLVYYRMSILFGNKQIPAEARRYKWHIMALFARRVAGAKMPTLRDKKIEKWCSSIIDVIVDNPKLCKQVMNECYEAIAALGEISEDRLKRQAVYEQVLKAEVEKEKKSGAVTA from the coding sequence ATGCATAGAATTACAGCTGGGCTGCTCAAGGAGTTTGTTCAAAGCTACGAGTTGAACGAAATGGATCAGGCGGATCAATTCGAACGCTTGGTTAATCACTGTGTAATCACTCCAGAGGTGGTAGAGGGTTATGATTTGTCAGACGTAACCTCTGGCTCTGGAGATGATGGAATCGATGGCTGTTGTGTGATTATCGATGAAGAGGTAATAATCTCTAGTGATGATTGTATTTCTACACTTGGTGATGGCCGAAGGACTCATGCTGTAAAGTTGATTTTGACCCAGGCTAAAAGTTCGGAGACTCTAGATCTTGGTGATTTTTTAAAATTCAATGCTGCTGTAGAGCGATTCTGTCATGATTTCTCTAATGTTCCTGAGGATGAAATTCAAGCCAACGTCAAAGAGGTTTATGGCGCAGTTGTTGATAGGGCTGGCGCGATAAGTAATGGCAAGTTGGAGATTGTGCTTCGGTATGCATATACAGGCCGGTACTTAAAGCCTCGGGAGTTCGAACGTGCACGTCAGGAGTTGACCAAAAAACTAAAAGAAGGAGGGTATTTTTCAAAGGTTGACTATTTGATTCTTGATCGAGAGGGTATAGGTAAGGCGTTTGTCGCAACTAGCGCCCCTATTGAAGCGAAGATAGATGTATTCTCGGTGGCTGCACTTCCGGCAATTGCTGGAGTAGAGGAAGCATACCTCGCTGTTGTTCCTGCGAAAAATTTCGTGAGGAATATGCTTATGGATGGCGATGAGGATAGACTGAGAACTCACGTTTTTGAGGAGAACGTACGGGCTTTTTTGGGTGCTGAGAATCCCGTAAACTCAGCAATAGGTAACACTATTCAGTCTAAGGAATCAAAATCTAGATTTCCTGTTCTCAATAATGGGATAACTGTTGTAAGTCCTGATGTTAGAGTGCAAGGGCTAAGCATTTCATTTATAAACTTCCAGATTGTAAATGGCTGCCAAACATCCAATATGTTGTGGCTTAATCGCAATAAGTTAGATGATGCAATGATGGTCGCTGTGAAGGTGATCGAAACTGATAGTGAGGATGTTTTTTCAGATCTGGTTAAGGCTACTAATAGTCAAACAAAAATTGATGATGATCAATTCATGTCGCTTCAGCCAATTGCGCGCCGAATCGAAGAATATTTTAATTCTTATTCCGAAGATGAGAGTAGGTTGTATTTCGAGCGGCGTGACAGGCAGTATGTTGGTCAAGATGTTCCTGGGATAAAGATTTTTGATCTAAAGCTCTTAGCAAGGTGTATGTCTTCAGTGTTTTTAGGGCGGCCAGATCTGGCTTATCGATTCCCGCGAAAAATATTCTCAGATCAAAGTATTTCCAGTGCTGCATTCAGCCCTGAAAATAGGGATATTATATACTATACAAGTTGTCTTGTTTATTACAGGATGTCTATTCTTTTTGGGAATAAGCAGATTCCTGCTGAGGCGCGTCGTTATAAGTGGCATATTATGGCTCTTTTTGCTCGTCGGGTTGCTGGCGCGAAGATGCCGACGTTGCGCGATAAAAAAATTGAAAAATGGTGCTCCTCAATTATTGATGTGATAGTTGATAATCCGAAGCTTTGTAAGCAAGTGATGAATGAGTGCTATGAAGCTATTGCCGCTCTTGGTGAAATATCCGAAGATCGGCTTAAGAGACAAGCTGTTTACGAGCAGGTGCTGAAGGCAGAGGTCGAGAAGGAAAAGAAATCGGGTGCTGTGACGGCATAG
- a CDS encoding APC family permease: MPDATPAKLSLTSLTVFGLAYMCPSLAMVIFGVISERSDGIAPSAFLLATGAMLLSALSYAKLSRLFPVSGSAYYYAKRLLGPGCGFVVGWGVLLAYLFMPMVAWLLQSVFLNAQFPQVPTWGWLLINIGLTTAVTVSGMALTDRLNKVLTVLSVALVLLFLGYCLRYLAGQPQVGFTHAVWNEHSTLTGLTAAAAIAAYSFLGFDAVTTLAEEAEQPKRDIPRAVLLVISLGGLLFTAVAYLMQLSHPGGQFADPETATYALSIEVGGQFFADFVNLGGIVAGFASCLAVQVSASRLLYFMGREGVLPPRYFAKLQGRARTPVFNLLLIAGLGLIGIGADVSSAASLINFGAFLAFAAVNVCVIAYYRRERRRQRLSGVGFVVFPLLAIGVNLYLLSLLSTVVILAGVAWLVCGGLYLMWLTAGFSKPTPGLMEVES, from the coding sequence ATGCCTGATGCCACTCCCGCAAAACTCTCCCTGACCTCGCTGACCGTCTTCGGCCTGGCCTACATGTGCCCGAGCCTGGCCATGGTGATCTTCGGCGTGATCTCCGAACGCAGCGACGGCATCGCCCCCAGCGCCTTCCTGCTGGCCACTGGCGCCATGCTGCTGTCGGCCTTGAGCTACGCCAAACTGTCGCGTCTGTTCCCGGTGTCCGGCTCGGCCTACTACTACGCCAAGCGCCTGCTCGGCCCCGGTTGTGGCTTCGTGGTCGGCTGGGGGGTGCTGCTGGCCTACCTGTTCATGCCGATGGTTGCCTGGCTATTGCAGTCGGTGTTCCTCAACGCCCAGTTCCCGCAAGTGCCCACCTGGGGCTGGTTGCTGATCAACATCGGCCTGACCACGGCGGTGACCGTCAGCGGCATGGCCCTGACCGACCGCCTGAACAAAGTGCTCACGGTCCTGAGCGTGGCCCTGGTGCTGCTGTTCCTCGGCTACTGCCTGCGCTACCTGGCCGGCCAGCCCCAGGTCGGCTTCACCCACGCCGTGTGGAACGAGCACAGCACCCTCACGGGCCTCACCGCCGCTGCGGCCATCGCCGCTTATTCGTTCCTCGGTTTCGACGCTGTGACCACCCTGGCCGAGGAGGCCGAGCAGCCCAAGCGCGACATCCCCCGGGCGGTGCTGCTGGTGATCAGCCTGGGCGGGCTGCTGTTCACGGCGGTGGCCTACCTGATGCAACTGAGCCACCCCGGCGGCCAGTTCGCCGACCCAGAGACCGCGACCTACGCGCTGTCGATCGAGGTGGGCGGGCAGTTCTTCGCCGACTTCGTCAACCTCGGCGGTATCGTCGCCGGCTTCGCCTCGTGCCTGGCGGTGCAGGTCAGCGCCAGCCGCTTGCTGTACTTCATGGGCCGCGAAGGCGTGCTGCCGCCGCGTTATTTCGCCAAGCTGCAAGGCAGGGCTCGCACGCCGGTGTTCAACCTGCTGCTGATTGCCGGGCTGGGGTTGATCGGGATCGGCGCGGATGTGAGCTCGGCCGCTTCACTGATCAACTTCGGCGCGTTCCTGGCGTTTGCGGCGGTGAATGTCTGCGTGATTGCGTACTACCGGCGCGAGCGGCGCAGGCAGCGGTTGAGTGGGGTGGGGTTCGTGGTGTTTCCGCTGCTGGCGATTGGGGTGAACCTGTACCTGCTGTCGCTGTTGAGCACGGTGGTGATACTGGCCGGGGTGGCTTGGCTGGTGTGTGGCGGGTTGTACCTGATGTGGCTGACGGCGGGGTTCAGCAAGCCTACGCCGGGGTTGATGGAGGTTGAGTCTTGA
- a CDS encoding DUF3077 domain-containing protein, protein MSTDDTTPHTTVGKTKFYQGEGHTDPLFCIEPGIPCQHAREQASELMGCVCDLTITGIMEDKPQLIWASYYLSALAKALMDDAELGMKH, encoded by the coding sequence ATGAGCACAGACGACACCACGCCCCACACCACAGTGGGCAAGACCAAGTTCTACCAGGGTGAAGGGCATACCGACCCGCTGTTCTGCATCGAGCCCGGCATCCCTTGCCAGCACGCACGGGAACAGGCTTCGGAGTTGATGGGCTGCGTGTGCGACCTGACCATCACCGGGATCATGGAGGACAAGCCTCAGCTGATCTGGGCGTCGTATTACCTGAGCGCGCTGGCCAAGGCGTTGATGGATGATGCGGAGTTGGGGATGAAGCACTGA
- a CDS encoding microcin C ABC transporter permease YejB — MLAYILRRLLLIIPTLFGILIINFIIVQAAPGGPVEQMIAKLEGFDGATSRIAGGGAEVSVAGSNYRGAQGLDPALIAEIERMYGFDKSAPERLWIMVKNYAQLDFGNSFFRDAKVIDLIAEKMPVSISLGLWSTLIMYLVSIPLGIAKAVRHGSHFDVWTSSAIIVGYAIPAFLFAILLIVLFAGGSYFDWFPLRGLTSNNFDELSTTGKVLDYFWHLVLPITALVIGNFATMTLLTKNSFLDEINKQYVVTAKAKGLSRSRVLYGHVFRNAMLLVIAGFPSAFIGIFFTGSLLIEVIFSLDGLGLMSFEAAINRDYPVVFGTLFIFTLLGLVVKLIGDLTYTLVDPRIDFASREH, encoded by the coding sequence ATGCTGGCCTATATCCTGCGACGCCTGCTGCTGATCATCCCGACCCTGTTCGGTATCCTCATCATCAATTTCATCATCGTCCAGGCCGCCCCCGGCGGCCCGGTGGAGCAGATGATCGCCAAACTCGAAGGCTTCGACGGCGCCACCAGCCGCATCGCTGGCGGCGGCGCCGAAGTGTCGGTGGCCGGCTCCAACTACCGCGGCGCGCAAGGCCTGGACCCGGCGCTGATCGCCGAGATCGAACGCATGTACGGCTTCGACAAGTCGGCGCCCGAGCGGCTGTGGATCATGGTCAAGAACTACGCCCAGCTGGACTTCGGCAACAGCTTCTTCCGCGACGCCAAGGTCATCGACCTGATCGCCGAGAAGATGCCCGTGTCCATCTCGCTGGGGCTATGGAGCACGCTGATCATGTACCTGGTGTCGATCCCCCTGGGGATCGCCAAGGCCGTGCGCCACGGCAGCCATTTCGACGTGTGGACCAGCTCGGCGATCATCGTCGGCTACGCCATCCCCGCGTTCCTGTTCGCCATTTTGCTGATCGTGCTGTTCGCCGGCGGCAGCTACTTCGACTGGTTCCCGCTGCGCGGGCTGACCTCCAACAACTTCGACGAGCTCTCCACCACCGGCAAGGTGCTCGACTACTTCTGGCACCTGGTGCTGCCGATCACCGCGCTGGTGATCGGCAACTTCGCCACCATGACCCTGCTGACCAAGAACAGCTTCCTCGACGAAATCAACAAGCAGTACGTGGTCACCGCCAAGGCCAAGGGCCTGAGCCGTTCGCGGGTGCTGTACGGCCACGTGTTCCGCAACGCCATGCTGCTGGTGATCGCCGGCTTCCCCTCGGCGTTCATCGGCATCTTCTTCACAGGGTCCCTGCTGATCGAGGTGATCTTCAGCCTCGACGGCCTGGGCCTGATGAGTTTCGAAGCGGCGATCAACCGCGACTACCCGGTGGTGTTCGGCACCTTGTTCATCTTCACCCTGCTCGGTCTGGTGGTGAAGTTGATCGGCGACCTCACCTACACCCTGGTCGATCCACGCATCGACTTCGCCAGCCGGGAGCACTGA